AGCGACACAAATCGTGATCATCCCTGCGCAAGGTCCGCGAAACGTCCGAAGGGATAAATGGGACTCGGAACGGCAGGTGAGCCCGGGGGTAGAAGCCAAGATGAAACGCGTGCTCGTGGTGGACGACGAACCGGATATCGTCGAAATCGTGGCCTGTCTCCTCGAGGGAGAGGGCTACGAGACCCTGGTGGCCCGCGATGGCATCGAGGCTGTCGAGGTAGCCGAGGCCGAACGCCCCGACCTCGTGCTCCTCGACGTGATGATGCCGGAGATGAACGGCTACCAGGTGTGCCGCCTGCTGCGGGCCAAGCCGGAGTTCCGCGACACGCCGGTCGTGATGCTCACGGCCAAGGCCCAGCAGAGCGACCAGTTCTGGGGCCTGGACAGCGGCGCGACCGCGTATCTCACCAAGCCGTTCGACAACCGCGAGCTTCTCCGCACCGTCGGGGAGCTCATCGCGAGCTGAGGAGCGATATGGCCGAGTTCCAAGGAGGGAGCCAGGCAATGAAGGCGACAGCCAGCGGCGCCCCCGCCCGTGGGCCGCGCAGGGTCGCGTCCGCGCAGGATCTCGAGGCGCTGCGCGCCGAGCGCGAAGCCCTGCTGGCGGAACGCGACTTCCTGCGAGCCAACCTGGACGCCACGCACCGCGAACTGCGCCGCGCCGAGGCCCGCAAGCGCGTGCTGGGCCAGGTCAACCAGTTGCTCGACGACCACCTGTTTCGCGCCACGGTGGCGCGCAAGATAGCCGAGGTGGCCGAACGCTACACCGACCTGGGCGAGATCTGCCACGCCGTGTTCGGCCTGATGCGCGAGCTCACGCCGTTGCGCGGCGCTCTCGCCCTGGTGGACATCGGGGAGCGGCGGGCCCTCGTCGCCGAGGCCGAATGCCCCGCCACCGCCGCCGAGGCCGCATTCGCCTGCTGGAGTTCGCTCGCGGGCGGCGCTCTCGAGCAGATCCCCGGCGCCTTCGTCGTGCCCATCTTCCGGGGCGGGGCGCCCGTCGCCATCGTGGCCGCGTGGCCGTCCAAGTCGATCGGCTTCACCATTCGCGACACCGAGATCCTCTCGCTGTTCGCCGAGCACATGCAATTGCCGCTGGAACGGGGTGTCTATCTGGAGCGCGTCCGCGACCTGGTGAACGCCAAGGAGCAGTTCATGCGCATGCTCACGCACGACCTGCGCAACCCGCTCACCAGCATTCTTTCGTCGCTCTGGACCGTCACCGGCGACCAGTTCGGGCTGGACGCGGCCCAGGAGAAGCTGCTGGTCGGCAACGCTTTTCGGGCGGCGCAGCGCCTGAACGGCCTGCTCGAGGACCTCCTCGACCTGTACCGCCTGGAAGCCGGCAAGCTGGATCTGGCGCTCAAGCCGCTGGATGTGCCCGGCCTGGTGCGGGAAGCCGTCGACCAGATCACCCCGGTGGCCCGCGAGAAGGGCCTCACGGTGGCCCAGGCGGTGCAGGCCGAACTGCCGCCGGTCGTGGGCGATCGCGC
Above is a genomic segment from Candidatus Tanganyikabacteria bacterium containing:
- a CDS encoding response regulator; this encodes MKRVLVVDDEPDIVEIVACLLEGEGYETLVARDGIEAVEVAEAERPDLVLLDVMMPEMNGYQVCRLLRAKPEFRDTPVVMLTAKAQQSDQFWGLDSGATAYLTKPFDNRELLRTVGELIAS